A section of the Telopea speciosissima isolate NSW1024214 ecotype Mountain lineage chromosome 3, Tspe_v1, whole genome shotgun sequence genome encodes:
- the LOC122655469 gene encoding uncharacterized protein LOC122655469: protein MASSTTLPKFLSIGSTILRTNTWSHRFFVTATPRALQATAEQHAADACKKAAEALKHGTKSVTLAGEDMMSKAGSTADQIGQKTKEMVGKASESAQDLGNKATQTAKGEWETTKETTGKIKDTMANKGQEATETVKQAMNTKN, encoded by the exons atggcAAGCTCAACCACCCTTCCCAAATTCCTTTCGATTGGATCAACAATTTTGAGAACCAACACTTGGAGCCACAGGTTCTTTGTTACCGCTACTCCACGAGCTCTGCAG GCAACCGCAGAACAACATGCTGCGGATGCATGTAAGAAGGCAGCAGAGGCTTTAAAACATGGAACCAAAAGTGTGACACTGGCTGGGGAAGACATGATGAGCAAGGCTGGTAGTACAGCAGATCAG ATCGGCCAGAAAACCAAAGAAATGGTTGGAAAGGCATCTGAATCAGCACAAGATCTCGGCAACAAAGCCACCCAAACGGCTAAGGGTGAATGGGAAACGACCAAGGAGACCACTGGAAAGATCAAGGACACCATGGCCAACAAGGGTCAAGAGGCAACTGAGACTGTCAAGCAAGCCATGAATACTAAGAATTGA
- the LOC122655470 gene encoding B3 domain-containing transcription factor ABI3-like → MKNMKMHEPDRDLHGLQRLESVGDQDPNFIPVKENVEEEERDLWLDRDPEDLLGVGVDDDSSMFYTDFSTLPDFPSISSSSSSSSSHPPPINEAATAAACRSSSSSSSSSSSSLWTVKSEKSDYHMDATMEEEKEPLLWTEDSMEIPQSLEPQIDVDCINVMQELGDMDLLDTNCMWESNSILFPSEKPEEEEHQEQKKEEEGPQDEQPSEDLGMVFLEWLKSNKESISAEDLRSIKLKKSTIECAAQRLGGGKEGMTQLLKLILQWVQNHHLHKRRMGSHNPQNRFQNPNPNPISLDSHLCFSSSNPWIPHQPFYADQTANVGFPPMMGYMGGGGDPGFANGAGLFCQPDYPMVDTGPTWPPPPALPHPHFSLYNSYRDQHQPQVFGSGRNQYTSGPAQMVQGNGERLVQMGSSATKEARKKRMARQRRFLSHHRQRQQYSSSTAEQLERLASDANCTTSSHDNPVGNWVFWPSSEIDAAAATTTAVVPSDVAVAETAATPSSDQPILQPHHQRQFNSERRQGWKQEKNLKFLLQKVLKQSDVGNLGRIVLPKKEAEMHLPELEARDGISIVMEDIVTSRIWNMRYRFWPNNKSRMYLLENTGDFVRCNGLQEGDFIVIYSDVKCGKYMIRGVKVPQQGSTKMEVKRAGKQQRNLHSTLLSPDGDCGPSSFSPVNETVS, encoded by the exons atgaAGAACATGAAAATGCATGAACCAGATAGAGATCTACATGGTCTTCAGAGACTTGAATCTGTTGGTGATCAAGACCCTAATTTCATTCCTGTCAAAGAAAacgttgaagaagaagaaagagatttaTGGCTTGATAGAGACCCTGAAGATCTACTTGGGGTTGGGGTTGATGATGATTCTTCCATGTTCTATACTGACTTCTCTACTCTCCCTGATTTCCCAtccatttcatcttcttcttcgtcgtcGTCTTCTCATCCTCCACCGATCAATGaagctgctactgctgctgcatGCCGATCTTCGTCGTCATCTTCGTCTTCGTCTTCGTCTTCATTATGGACTGTGAAAAGTGAGAAAAGCGATTACCACATGGATGCAACaatggaggaagaaaaagaaccaTTACTATGGACAGAGGATTCGATGGAGATACCACAGTCACTCGAACCTCAGATCGATGTGGACTGCATCAATGTCATGCAGGAGCTCGGAGATATGGATCTTCTTGATACTAACTGTATGTGGGAATCCAATTCTATATTATTCCCTTCAGAGaaacctgaagaagaagaacatcaagaacagaagaaagaggaagagggcCCACAAGATGAACAGCCATCGGAAGATCTAGGGATGGTGTTCTTAGAGTGGTTGAAATCGAATAAGGAATCCATTTCTGCGGAGGATCTGAGAAGCATTAAGCTTAAGAAATCTACGATCGAATGTGCGGCTCAACGCCTTGGCGGTGGCAAGGAAGGGATGACGCAGTTGTTAAAACTCATTCTCCAGTGGGTGCAGAATCATCACCTGCACAAGCGTCGCATGGGATC CCACAACCCACAGAACCGTTTCCagaaccctaaccctaaccctatctCTTTAGATTCTCACCTTTGCTTCTCCTCTTCGAACCCTTGGATTCCACATCAACCATTCTATGCTGATCAGACGGCAAATGTGGGGTTTCCTCCTATGATGGGTTACatgggagggggaggagatccTGGTTTTGCCAATGGTGCAGGGCTTTTCTGTCAACCAGATTATCCCATGGTTGACACTGGACCAACTTGGCCTCCTCCTCCTGCACTTCCTCATCCACATTTCAGTTTATATAATTCATATAGAGATCAACATCAGCCGCAAGTGTTTGGCTCTGGTAGGAACCAATACACATCAGGTCCTGCACAAATGGTGCAAGGGAATGGAGAGAGGCTTGTTCAGATGGGTTCTTCCGCGACCAAAGAAgcgaggaagaagagaatggcTCGGCAGAGACGGTTCCTCTCGCATCACCGCCAGCGTCAGCAGTATTCCAGTAGTACTGCTGAGCAGCTTGAAAGGCTTGCTAGTGATGCCAATTGCACCACTTCAAGCCATGACAACCCTGTGGGCAATTGGGTtttctggccttcttctgagaTTGATGCTGCTGCTGCCACCACCACAGCTGTGGTGCCGTCTGATGTGGCGGTGGCGGAGACGGCGGCAACCCCATCTTCAGATCAGccaattctgcaaccacatcaTCAGAGACAGTTCAATTCGGAAAGGCGTCAG GGATGGAAACAAGagaaaaacttgaaatttttgtTGCAGAAAGTGTTGAAACAAAGCGATGTGGGTAATCTTGGGAGGATAGTATTGCCAAAA AAGGAAGCAGAAATGCATCTCCCGGAGCTGGAAGCAAGGGATGGGATCTCTATCGTCATGGAAGATATCGTAACCTCTCGCATCTGGAACATGCGTTATAG ATTTTGGCCTAACAACAAAAGTCGAATGTATCTTCTCGAGAATACAG GAGATTTTGTGCGATGCAATGGCCTCCAAGAGGGAGACTTCATAGTAATCTACTCAGACGTAAAATGTGGCAAATAT ATGATAAGAGGAGTGAAGGTACCGCAACAGGGATCTACTAAAATGGAGGTGAAAAGGGCAGGAAAGCAGCAAAGAAACCTGCATTCAACCTTACTCTCGCCGGATGGTGACTGTGGCCCTTCTTCGTTCTCTCCCGTCAATGAAACAGTGagctaa